In Biomphalaria glabrata chromosome 11, xgBioGlab47.1, whole genome shotgun sequence, the following proteins share a genomic window:
- the LOC129921658 gene encoding uncharacterized protein LOC129921658: MCLCNCFCICFCFCICFCICICLCTVSVSVYVSVYVSVSVSVSVSVSVAVSVSVYVSVSVYVSVSVFVSVSVSVYVSVSVSVYVSVSVFVSVSVSVSVAVSVYVSVYVSVSVSVSVSVSVSVYVSVSVFVSVSVSVYVSVSVYVSVSVFVSVSVFVSVSVSVAVSVAVSVSVSVYVSVSVSVSVSVSVSVSVAVSVSVYVSVSVSVSVSVYVSVSVFVSVYVSVAVSVSVYVSVSVSVSVYVSVSVSVYVSVSVFVSVSVSVFVSVSVSVYVSVSVSVYVSVSVFVSVAVYVSVFVSVSVFVSVSVSVSVSVSVSVSVYVAVSVSVSVSVSVSVSVYASVSVYVSVYVSVSVAVSVFVSVSVSVSVSVSVSVSVSVSVSVSVSVSVSVSVSVSVSVSVSVSVSVSVSVAVSVSVSVSVSVYVSVSVSVSVYVSISVSVSVSVYVSVYVSVSVYVSVSVSVYVSVSVSVSVSVSVSVSVSVSVCQNIVFVTVRDIFKGRPLPVIHDSTLSKLR, from the coding sequence ATGTGTTTATGTAACTGTTTCTgtatctgtttctgtttctgtatCTGTTTCTGTATCTGTATCTGTTTATGTACTGTATCTGTATCTGTTTATGTATCTGTTTATGTATCTGTTTCTGTATCTGTatctgtctctgtttctgttGCTGTTTCTGTATCTGTTTATGTATCTGTATCTGTTTATGTATCTGTATCTGTATTTGTTTCTGTATCTGTATCTGTTTATGTATCTGTATCTGTATCTGTTTATGTATCTGTATCTGTATTTGTTTCTGTATCtgtatctgtttctgttgctgTTTCTGTCTATGTATCTGTTTATGTATCTGTatctgtctctgtttctgtaTCTGTATCTGTATCTGTTTATGTATCTGTATCTGTATTTGTTTCTGTATCTGTATCTGTTTATGTATCTGTATCTGTTTATGTATCTGTATCTGTATTTGTTTCTGTATCTGTATTTGTTTCTGTATCTGTATCTGTTGCTGTTTCTGTTGCTGTTTCTGTATCTGTATCTGTTTATGTATCAGTatctgtctctgtttctgtatctgtttctgtatctgtttctgttgctgTTTCTGTATCTGTTTATGTATCTGTATCTGTTTCTGTATCTGTATCTGTTTATGTATCTGTATCTGTATTTGTTTCTGTATATGTTTCTGTTGCTGTTTCTGTATCTGTTTATGTatctgtctctgtttctgtaTCTGTTTATGTATCTGTATCTGTATCTGTTTATGTATCTGTATCTGTATTTGTTTCTGTATCTGTATCTGTATTTGTTTCTGTATCTGTATCTGTTTATGTATCTGTATCTGTATCTGTTTATGTATCTGTATCTGTATTTGTTTCTGTTGCTGTTTATGTATCTGTATTTGTTTCTGTATCTGTATTTGTTTCTGTATCTGTATCTGTTTCTgtatctgtttctgtttctgtatCTGTTTATGTAGCTGTTTCTgtatctgtttctgtttctgtatctgtttctgtttctgtttatgcatctgtttctgtttatGTATCTGTTTAtgtatctgtttctgttgctgtttctgtatttgtatctgtttctgtatctgtttctgtatctgtttctgtatctgtttctgtatctgtttctgtatctgtttctgtttctgtatctgtttctgtatctgtttctgtatctgtttctgtatctgtttctgtttctgtatctgtatctgtttctgttgctgtttctgtatctgtttctgtttctgtttctgtgtATGTATCTGTTTCTGTATCTGTTTCTGTTTATGTATCTatatctgtttctgtttctgtatCTGTTTATGTATCTGTTTATGTATCTGTTTCTGTTTATGTTTCTGTATCTGTTTCTGTTTATGTATCTGTATCTGTATCTGTTTCTGTATCTGTTTCTGTATCTGTTTCTGTATCTGTATCTGTTTGCcaaaacattgtttttgttaCAGTTAGGGATATATTTAAGGGGAGGCCACTGCCAGTCATCCATGATAGCACGTTGTCAAAATTgagataa